The Pyrenophora tritici-repentis strain M4 chromosome 10, whole genome shotgun sequence genome contains a region encoding:
- a CDS encoding dibenzothiophene desulfurization enzyme A, with translation MAKRKRENGSEAAKNGRRRSGRGKPGKKLIINAFVEMCSGHQSPGMWRHPDDHSHEFNDLDHWVDLAKLLEEAKVHGIFIADVLGGYDVYNGNLDAAITSGAQWPVNEPLAVISAMAAATKSIGFGVTVSTTYEQPYHLARRLSTVDHLTKGRLGWNIVTSYLDSAARNMGMKQQLPHDERYAQAEEYVKVMYKLFESSWRDDAVVLDRKKGVYTVPDRVRQIDHQGKYFQVPGPHICQPSPQRTPLILQAGASKAGKTFAAQNAEAIFVSAHAPVVCAKNIAEIREIASSQFGRNGSSIKFLALATPILGRTEAEAQAKLADYRKYASLEGALALFCGWTGIDLGKYGDEEELRQVESNAVRSTVEGFARFSPGTSKWTKHTVAEHISIGGIGPLFVGTPSQVADGFQTWVDEADVDGFNIAYALFPQSFKDVVELLLPELKKRGMFWEDYAVPSGTYRENFYATKGQKGPLDEHVASTYRWKVGVDAKDHIIPE, from the exons ATGGCAAAGAGGAAGCGAGAGAATGGCAGTGAAGCTGCGAAGAATGGAAGGCGGAGGAGTGGAAGAGGGAAGCCTGGCAAGAAATTGATCATCAATGCCTTCGTGGAAATGT GCAGTGGGCACCAGTCGCCGGGGATGTGGAGGCATCCCGATGACCATTCCCACGAGTTCAACGACCTCGACCATTGGGTAGACCTTGCAAAACTGCTGGAAGAAGCCAAGGTCCATGGCATATTCATAGCTGACGTTCTCGGTGGCTACGATGTGTACAATGGCAATCTTGATGCGGCAATAACATCTGGTGCTCAGTGGCCAGTCAACGAGCCGTTGGCGGTCATCAGTGCAATGGCTGCAGCGACCAAGAGCATTGGATTCGGTGTGACAGTGTCGACTACTTATGAGCAGCCATATCATTTGGCTCGACGACTCTCAACTGTCGACCATTTGACCAAGGGCCG ACTAGGCTGGAAT ATCGTGACGAGCTATCTAGACTCGGCTGCGAGGAATATGGGCATGAAGCAGCAGTTGCCA CACGATGAACGCTACGCCCAAGCTGAGGAATACGTCAAAGTGATGTACAAGCTCTTTGAGTCTTCCTGGAGAGATGACGCCGTTGTCCTAGATCGAAAGAAAGGAGTGTACACCGTGCCAGACCGGGTTCGACAGATAGACCACCAAGGCAAGTACTTCCAAGTACCCGGACCACATATCTGCCAGCCCAGTCCTCAGCGAACACCATTGATCCTGCAAGCGGGCGCCTCAAAAGCAGGTAAAACCTTTGCAGCGCAAAATGCAGAAGCAATCTTTGTTTCTGCGCACGCCCCGGTGGTGTGCGCAAAGAATATTGCTGAAATCAGGGAAATTGCTTCATCGCAGTTCGGCAGAAATGGCAGTAGCATCAAGTTCCTCGCCCTTGCTACCCCTATCCTAGGGAGAACAGAAGCGGAGGCACAGGCGAAGCTTGCAGATTATCGCAAGTATGCGTCATTGGAGGGTGCCCTAGCACTCTTTTGCGGTTGGACCGGGATTGACTTGGGCAAGTACGGCGATGAAGAGGAGTTGCGACAGGTTGAGAGTAATGCAGTGCGCTCGACGGTGGAAGGATTTGCTCGCTTCTCGCCCGGTACATCCAAATGGACCAAACACACAGTGGCAGAGCACATCAGCATTGGTGGCATTGGACCCCTTTTCGTCGGTACGCCGTCACAGGTGGCAGATGGATTCCAGACATGGGTGGACGAAGCCGATGTGGATGGCTTTAACATC GCATATGCACTCTTTCCCCAGTCTTTCAAGGATGTTGTGGAGCTACTGCTTCCAGAGTTGAAGAAGCGTGGGATGTTTTGGGAAGACTATGCAGTGCCCAGCGGCACGTATCGAGAGAACTTTTATGCAACCAAGGGACAGAAAGGGCCTCTAGACGAGCATGTGGCGTCGACTTATCGATGGAAAGTGGGAGTTGACGCCAAGGACCACATCATCCCAGAATAG